The following proteins are co-located in the Rattus norvegicus strain BN/NHsdMcwi chromosome 19, GRCr8, whole genome shotgun sequence genome:
- the LOC134478840 gene encoding disks large homolog 5-like, with the protein MFARLRRHFGRVDVDGEESRVKQMKPESNDGHRTWSCGMWKACRQTSSPETVLNKVQPNEEDERLNRELELTTKERNELTDRLLYVTGGYVNKSPYFRPNPFYEKLKIKEKEVMSLLHNLDTNNIEHREKFQELKKEINFYRNLHSRLLMDQACMKKKLVTLKQECKEVQRYLFELNPNDEEEREKTSNLQTQQNLVSETAGDME; encoded by the exons atgtttgcccgtcttcgCAGGcactttgggagagttgatgttgatggagaagagtctagagtgaagcaaatgaAACCTgaaagtaatgatggacacaggacgtggtcatgtggaatgtgga aggcctgtagacagacgtcatcccctgaaactgtcctaaacaaggtgcagccCAACGAGGAAGatgagaggctgaatagagagctcgagctaactaccaaggagagaaatgagctgacagatcgcctcctttatgtgacaggtggatatgtgaacaagag cccctacttcaggccaaatccattttatgaaaaattgaagataaaggagaaagaggtcatgtcattgctgcacaacttagacacaaacaacattgaacatcgtgagaaatttcaggagctcaagaaggagattaacttctatcg caacctgcacagccggctcctgatggaccaggcatgtatgaagaagaagttggtcacattgaagcaggagtgcaaggaggtacagcgatatttgtttgagttgaacccgaatgatgaagaAGAAcgggagaagaccagcaacctccagacccagcaaaatttg